In the genome of Ignavibacteriales bacterium, one region contains:
- a CDS encoding SUF system NifU family Fe-S cluster assembly protein, with translation METELRELYQQVILDHNKSPRNYKKIEPSTHFAEGYNPLCGDTVHIYLFVEDGLIKDVSFQGSGCAISKASASLMSTIVKGKTVDEAHKLFEKFHDLITGKLGENPDIDELGKLAVFAGVQEFPARVKCASLAWHTMESALKENKEKVTTE, from the coding sequence ATGGAAACTGAATTACGCGAACTTTATCAGCAGGTAATTTTAGATCATAATAAGAGCCCGAGAAACTATAAGAAGATAGAACCTTCAACTCACTTTGCAGAAGGATACAATCCATTATGCGGAGATACTGTACACATTTATCTTTTTGTTGAAGACGGATTAATAAAAGATGTTTCATTCCAAGGTTCAGGATGTGCAATATCAAAAGCATCTGCATCCTTGATGAGTACAATTGTTAAAGGCAAAACTGTTGATGAAGCACACAAGTTGTTTGAAAAGTTTCATGATTTAATTACAGGTAAGCTGGGAGAAAATCCTGACATTGATGAACTCGGTAAACTCGCAGTGTTTGCCGGAGTGCAGGAATTCCCTGCCAGAGTAAAATGCGCTTCACTTGCCTGGCATACTATGGAATCAGCTTTGAAAGAGAATAAAGAAAAAGTAACAACTGAATAG
- a CDS encoding DUF59 domain-containing protein — protein sequence MSQINKQQLEEKIIQTLKTCYDPEIPVDIFELGLIYEIAIDDNANVEVKMTLTSPSCPVAGTLPPEVEGKVKSIPDIKSAKVTLVWNPPWEKDMMSEVAKLELGFL from the coding sequence ATGTCACAAATAAATAAACAACAGCTCGAAGAAAAAATAATTCAAACACTAAAAACATGTTACGATCCTGAAATTCCGGTTGACATTTTTGAGCTTGGATTGATATATGAAATTGCAATTGATGACAATGCTAATGTCGAAGTCAAAATGACTCTTACTTCCCCATCATGTCCTGTTGCCGGTACATTACCCCCCGAAGTAGAGGGGAAAGTAAAAAGTATTCCCGATATAAAAAGTGCAAAGGTTACTTTAGTTTGGAATCCGCCATGGGAAAAAGATATGATGTCTGAAGTTGCAAAGCTTGAACTTGGATTTTTGTAA
- a CDS encoding BrxA/BrxB family bacilliredoxin gives MYDQDAVQPMRDELVAVGFTELLTTEEVDKAINVKDDKTALVMINSVCGCAAGSARPGVSLALQNNIIPDKLFTAFAGQERDAVDSVRALVKGFPPSSPSVALFKNGELIYFMPRLDIEGYDAHSIAKRLVAVFNEKCSAAGPSIPPDAFEKVMYAKACGSKIPLYKG, from the coding sequence ATGTATGACCAGGACGCAGTTCAGCCAATGCGTGATGAATTGGTTGCAGTAGGTTTCACCGAACTTCTTACAACCGAAGAAGTTGATAAAGCAATTAATGTTAAAGATGATAAAACAGCTTTAGTAATGATAAATTCTGTTTGCGGTTGCGCTGCCGGAAGTGCAAGACCGGGAGTTTCACTCGCGCTTCAGAATAATATTATTCCTGACAAACTTTTTACAGCATTTGCAGGACAGGAACGCGATGCTGTTGACAGTGTTCGTGCTTTGGTAAAAGGTTTTCCTCCCTCATCACCGAGTGTTGCTTTATTTAAGAATGGTGAACTGATTTATTTTATGCCGAGACTTGATATTGAAGGTTATGACGCACACAGTATTGCAAAAAGATTAGTCGCAGTGTTTAATGAAAAATGTTCTGCCGCAGGTCCGTCAATTCCACCGGACGCCTTTGAAAAAGTTATGTATGCAAAAGCATGCGGTTCAAAAATTCCGTTGTATAAAGGATAA
- a CDS encoding Rrf2 family transcriptional regulator, with the protein MKFSTQEEYGLRLLLRIGKSNSPNGMTIPELSELEGLTEANVAKILRVLRLAGFVESSRGQTGGYKLARTPNEILVGDVLTALGGKLYESSFCDLHAGVENICTNSIDCSIRSLWKTIQTMLDGVLSKITLQDLLGKEHEVESFVTNLTDELDFNTKY; encoded by the coding sequence ATGAAATTCAGTACACAAGAAGAATACGGATTAAGATTATTACTCAGGATCGGGAAGAGTAACTCCCCCAACGGAATGACAATTCCTGAACTTAGTGAATTAGAAGGCTTAACTGAAGCTAACGTTGCAAAGATTTTGCGTGTGCTTCGTCTGGCAGGCTTTGTTGAAAGTTCACGCGGACAAACCGGTGGTTACAAACTTGCACGAACACCAAATGAAATTCTTGTCGGAGATGTGTTGACTGCACTCGGCGGTAAGTTGTATGAATCTTCTTTCTGTGATTTGCATGCAGGCGTTGAAAACATCTGCACAAATTCAATCGATTGCTCAATACGCTCACTCTGGAAAACAATTCAGACTATGCTTGATGGTGTTCTGAGTAAAATTACACTTCAAGATCTATTAGGGAAAGAACATGAAGTTGAATCATTTGTTACTAACTTAACAGATGAATTAGACTTCAATACAAAGTACTAA